The sequence below is a genomic window from Blastopirellula retiformator.
GTTCGTCGCGGGTCAGCGGCATCAGCCGACCCTTGGGCGTAGCGCGCAAGGAGTGGCCCGAACGACCGACTCGCTGCAGGAAGTTGGCGATCGATCGCGACGAACCGATCTGCACGACCAAATCGATGTAGCCAACGTCGATACCCATCTCGAGCGATGCGGTGGCGACGATCGCCTTGAGTTGGCCCGCCTTCAGTCGCTGCTCGGCCGAGTGGCGAATCTCTTTCGCCAAACTGCCATGGTGCGATGTGATCACTTCTTCGCCAAGCGCCTCGGTCAGACGATGCGCGACCCGCTCGGCCATGCGGCGGGTGTTGACGAAGACGAGCGTGCTGCGGTGCGAGTTAATCAGTTCGATCAGCTGATCGTAGACCTCGCTCCATTGTTCGTTGGAGCAAACCGCTTCGAGCGGCGTCGGCGGCACGGCGATCTCCAGATCAAGATCGCGGCGATGCCCAGCGTCGACGATGGCACACTGGGGCGTGTTGCCTTCGTCATCGGAGGCTCCAACCAGGAAGGCGGCGATTTCTTCGATCGGTTTTTGCGTCGCCGACAAGCCAATCCGCACGGGGCGCTCGTGACTAACCAGGCCGAGTCGCTCGAGGGTGAGCGTCAGGTGCGATCCTCGTTTGTCGCGGGCCAAAGCATGGATTTCGTCGACGATCACCGTGTCGACATGCTTGAGCGTGTGCCGCGCTTTGGCGGCGGTCAGAATCAGGTAGAGCGACTCCGGCGTCGTCACCAAAATGTGCGGGGGCCGGCGGAGCATCGCCTGACGTTGGCTGGCCGGCGTGTCGCCGGTGCGGACGGCGGTCCGGATTTGCGGCGGCAAAATTCCGCGGCGCTCGGCCAGATTGCAGATTTCTTCGAGCGGCGTTTCCAGGTTTCGCTGGATGTCGTTCGACAGCGCTTTCAGCGGCGAAACGTAGACGACGTAGGTAGCGTCACGCAGCGTGCCGGCCATCCAGCGGCGGAACAGGCGGTCGAGACAGACCATAAACGCCGCCAGCGTCTTACCAGAGCCGGTCGGCGCAGCGATCAGCGTATTTTGCCGACCGGCGATCGAAGGCCAACCTTGGGCCTGCGCATCGGTCGGCTCGCCAAACTTGGTCTGAAACCACTCGCGAACGATCGGATGAAACTGGTCGAGGATCATGATGATTTATCATAGCGGACTGTACAGGCGTGCATAGTCTCAAAACAACCGATCAGTCTTCGTCAATTCGTCGTTTTGTGAGCCTTCCAACGGCCCTTAGGCCACCTTGCGGGGTAAGATCAAGGTCGCAATCGCTTTGCCTTTCAGCCCAGAGGTTTCCTATGCACCGCAACCTGCTTCGTTTGTTAACCGCCTGCCTGCTTCTGGTCGGCAACGTCGTGATGGCGGCCGACAGTTGGCCGCAATGGCGCGGCCCCAGCGCCGACGGCGTCTCGACCGGCACGCCGTCGACCGAGTGGTCGGCCGAGAAAAACATTGCCTGGAAGGTCGATGTGCCGGGCCGCGGCAGTTCGACGCCGATCATCTGGGGGGACAAGCTCTTCCTGCTGACCGCGATCGAAACCGACCAACCAGCCGCCGAAGAGGCGAGCGAAGCAACCGAAGCCGAAGAAGAGCAACCGCGCCCGGAGCGTAGCGAAGGAGATCGCCCCCGCAGACCGCGCGGCGAAGGGGGACGTCCGCCGGGCGCTGGCCCTGGCGGGCCCGGCGGCTTTGGCCGGGGTGGCGGACGAGGCGGTTTTGGTCGCCGTGAAGCGCCGAGCAAGCTGCACCAGTTTGTGGTGATCTGCTTGGACCGCAACACTGGCAAGACGCTGTGGCAGCAGGTCGCCGCCGAAGCGGTGCCGCACGAAGCGGGTCACGCGACCAACACGCTCGCTTCCGCGTCGCCGGTCACCGACGGCAAACGGCTCTACGTTTCGTTCGGGTCGTACGGCATCTTCGCCTACTCGCTGGATGGCGACCTGATCTGGAAGAAGGACCTCGGCAAGATGCAGACGCGGGCCGCGTTTGGCGAAGGCGCCTCGCCGGTGTTGGCCGATGACGCGCTGGTGGTCAATTGGGATCATGAAGGGGACTCGTTCATCACAGCCCTCGACGCCGCCACCGGCGACACGCTCTGGAAAAAAGAGCGAGACGAGCCGACCAGTTGGAACACGCCGCTGGTGACCGAACTGGACGGCCGCAAGCAGGTGATCGTCAACGGCGCCAATCGCTCGCGCAGCTATGACCTGAAGACGGGCGACGTCATCTGGGAGTGCGGCGGTCAGGCGACCAACGCGATTCCCTCGCCGATTCGCCATGACAACCTGGTCTACTGCATGACCGGCTACCGCGGCTACGCGTTGTACGCGATTCCGCTCAACTCGACCGGCGACATCACCGACACCGACAAGGTCGCGTGGAGCCGCGAGAATGGGACGCCGTACATCGCTTCGCCTATTCTTTGCGACGGTCTGCTGTTTATCACCAAGGGACGCAATGCGGTGCTCAGCTGCGTCGATCCCAACACCGGCGAAACCTACTTCGAGAACGAAAGGCTCGACGGGCTTGATACCCTGTACGCTTCGCCGGTCGCCGCCGGAGGCAATCTGTACTTCTTTGCCCGCAATGGCGCCGCGATGGTGGTCAAGTGCGGCAAGACGTTTGAGATCGTCGCCGAGAATAAGCTGGATGACGAGTTCGACGCGTCGCCAGCGATCATCGGCGACACGATGTACCTGCGCGGCGAGAAGACGCTCTACTGTATCGAAGCGAAGTAAGACGCCGTGAAAAACGCAAAAAGGCCGCGAGCATGCTCGCGGCCTTTTTTATTGGCGGGTATCGAATCGATCCGTTACTTCCGCGGCACGG
It includes:
- a CDS encoding outer membrane protein assembly factor BamB family protein — its product is MHRNLLRLLTACLLLVGNVVMAADSWPQWRGPSADGVSTGTPSTEWSAEKNIAWKVDVPGRGSSTPIIWGDKLFLLTAIETDQPAAEEASEATEAEEEQPRPERSEGDRPRRPRGEGGRPPGAGPGGPGGFGRGGGRGGFGRREAPSKLHQFVVICLDRNTGKTLWQQVAAEAVPHEAGHATNTLASASPVTDGKRLYVSFGSYGIFAYSLDGDLIWKKDLGKMQTRAAFGEGASPVLADDALVVNWDHEGDSFITALDAATGDTLWKKERDEPTSWNTPLVTELDGRKQVIVNGANRSRSYDLKTGDVIWECGGQATNAIPSPIRHDNLVYCMTGYRGYALYAIPLNSTGDITDTDKVAWSRENGTPYIASPILCDGLLFITKGRNAVLSCVDPNTGETYFENERLDGLDTLYASPVAAGGNLYFFARNGAAMVVKCGKTFEIVAENKLDDEFDASPAIIGDTMYLRGEKTLYCIEAK